The nucleotide sequence GCCCATTGCCCTCATCCCCCCGCCAAGATTTTAGTACCGACTGTCCAAGGGATGATCCCGACCTGTTGGGATACCCTACAGGGGGTTTTAATGCTACGGCTTTATGACCAGGACACCTTAATCTTGAGTGCCACCACAAAGCAGGCCGGCCTGGAGGTGGGGGGGGTACCTTGGTCTATGGCTTGGTCGCATTCTGACTCTCTGGGTATTCCTGAGGATCAGATTTGTATAACTGAAACCCTCTGAGGATATGGGAGCGTTGCTCTACAGTTTAGGAACTTCTTAAGGCCTACCCCATGCCCCTTGGTCAGCTTGGCTAATCCTTTTGCAAACAAGGTTGGCAGCGAACAGATTCAACCAGTTGTTGAACAGCCGCCCGGAGATCACCCTGAACGGATTGGGGATCAAACCGCTCTCGAAGTTCACCCCCTTCAAAAAATAGCAAAGTAGGGAGGCTTTGGAGGCGATACTGACGGGCCAGGTGAAAATTCTCATCCGCATTAATCCGCACGACTTTAAGAGGAATCGTCCCATTGGCCTGAATCTGTTGGAGGATAGGTTCAATTAACCGGCACAGCCCACACCAAGGGGCCCAAAAACTAACAACAACTGGAAGATGAGATTGAATAACTTCTTGATTAAAATTTATTTCACTAACAGATTTCACGACTGCGGCCCTAGCCTTAACCTGGGATCATGCTACCAGTGTATGGCGGATCCTGCACGGTAAAGCCAAGGATGGGCCCACCAAAATAGGCCGATAAAAATCGCAACGCCAATATAGGCAAGTTTGAAAAATTCCTGGATGACCAATGTTTGCCGACCCTGAAAAATTGCCAGAAACGGAATAACAGAAGTACGCGCCTTAATCGCTAAAAAGGCCGGCCCATAGCGGAGTTCAAGACGGCGATCCCCATGCCACACCCCAAAACAATGGTGGGCAATCAGGCCAAGGGAGGTAATCAAGGTAAACGAAGTTCCCAACCAAAGGGTATGGGCCAGACACCAAATAATTTGCCCCCAGAGTTGCGGATGGCGGGTAATGCGGATAATTCCAGTTTCATAGAGATGGACTTGGGGTTTTTGGATGGCGGCAATTTCGAGGAGATTGAAGGTAGCTGGATAGAGAAATAGAAATGAGATGGCGGAAAGTAACCATACCAGGCCAGGTATCCCCGGTACATTTTGGAGTTGCCACAGTTGCACCCCGTCATAGCGATGGGCTAAGAAATAACCAATCATGGCCACGGCTAGGGTGAGACTGACTAAGGCAAAGCCGATCCGATAAAGTCTTGCGCCTACTTGCTTTTCAAGGGTCAGTCTTAATGCCGCCAGGCCACTGTGGGCAATGGCAAACATGAGTAGCCAACCAACCATGATCCCCTGAGATGGGGCTAACCATGTATGCGTATAATCCACAATTGAGTCCAGACCTGTCTATCAATAGGTGTTCTATGGCATCTTGGCAAATTTTAGCGAGATTGTGATCCCAATTGCCCAATACAGAGATCACTGAACGGTGAGATTTGCGGCAAAAAGTTTGCTACCATTAAAATCCTGTGCCCTAAGCTTTTGATTTGGAGAGATGGCCGAGTGGTCGAAGGCGCAGCACTGGAAATGCTGTGTGGGGCAACTCACCGAGGGTTCGAATCCCTCTCTCTCCGTATTTTTTTATAGTTGTGTCTGCTGGAAGCCAGGATACCAGGCCTGATAGGACTCCCAGAAATTCTCCGTAGTAATATGGTTTCTCACAAGCGGATCGATTATCGAAGGCTCTCGCAAACAGATTTGAGGGTCAATCAGCACTCCTACAGATCGCTATCTAACATGACTCATTTAACCGATGATACTTTTTCAACCCAAACCAATTTAGCTTCTCTTTAGGTTTTTTTCTTATTGCGTCTGGCCTGGGTTCTACGGGTAATGTTGAGACGCTTGAGGGCACGACTCACATCCTGTTGGTTAAGATTATCGCCCCACAACTTTGCCAGTTGCTCTTGAGTCTTATCACTATTTTTGAGAACAAAGTCCTTAAACTTACCAATATCTTTGATTTTGGGTTCTCGGCGTTGATGATGATAGGAACGCGGTGCAAAAGAACCCGTTTCCAGATATTGGTTAATCCATAGATCAAGAGTATTTCGGCTAATATTAAGAGTCTTACAGAGTTGAGCCTTGACTGCTCCATGAGCAACTGCTTCTATTGCTTTTTTTCGTAAATCAGCACTGTAAGCCATCTCTACTCTGCTCATCTTGTTCTGTATTTTAGTAAATCATATTATGGTTCATTTATAAGTATGTAATGTCATCGTTCTAGGACGTAGCCTAACGCAGACTGTTCTGAGTGATCAAAACTTGAGCAACTCCAGCAGCAAAATACGTTTAAACTTGCACCCATCCAGTCCTAAATAGGTAACACCAACTCACTCCACAGGTGCAAGCCCATGCTTGGGTCTATGGATCGCTCAAAATGGAGCAAAGACAACCAGGCCCTGGGGAATTGTTTTCATGGTCAATGGTGTTGTCCCCAGAATTTCACCATCAACGACAACTTTTTGCGGCGGATCGGTTTTAATTTCTAAGGTTTTACCCCGCAAGCCAATGATGTCATCTCGGTTAGGGGCAACTTTGCGAATGGCACTGCCAAACAATTCCAAGAGAGAGTTAAATGCCTGGAGGCGATCGGCTGGAGCCACAATCGTAATGTCGAGCAGCCCATCATCCATAATGACATCTCCTGTACCATAGGCCAGCACTGACGTTACCGGAGCTGCATTCGCCACCGTAATTGCTGCTGCCGTAAATTCTGTCTTTTGTCCATCTACCACTAGCTCGGCTGTAAACGGGAACTGAGATTGAAATTGCTGCACTCCCGCCCAGATATAAGCCAAACTGCCAAAGCGATCCTTCACTTCCCGATTTGCCCGCTCCACCGTTTCCGCCTCAAAGCCAATTCCTGTCAGTAAAATCATGGTTTGTTTACAGGCAGAATCATCCACCCCCCTCACTTCACAGGCCGCAATATCAACGTGTCTGGTATGGCCCGCGATGATCACCTCACAGGCCGCAGGAATGGTTCCTGGTAAACCCAAAGCCGATCCAAAGGCATTAGCTGT is from Synechococcus sp. PCC 6312 and encodes:
- a CDS encoding NnrU family protein; this translates as MDYTHTWLAPSQGIMVGWLLMFAIAHSGLAALRLTLEKQVGARLYRIGFALVSLTLAVAMIGYFLAHRYDGVQLWQLQNVPGIPGLVWLLSAISFLFLYPATFNLLEIAAIQKPQVHLYETGIIRITRHPQLWGQIIWCLAHTLWLGTSFTLITSLGLIAHHCFGVWHGDRRLELRYGPAFLAIKARTSVIPFLAIFQGRQTLVIQEFFKLAYIGVAIFIGLFWWAHPWLYRAGSAIHW
- a CDS encoding IS630 transposase-related protein, coding for MAYSADLRKKAIEAVAHGAVKAQLCKTLNISRNTLDLWINQYLETGSFAPRSYHHQRREPKIKDIGKFKDFVLKNSDKTQEQLAKLWGDNLNQQDVSRALKRLNITRRTQARRNKKKT
- a CDS encoding co-chaperone YbbN, with translation MKSVSEINFNQEVIQSHLPVVVSFWAPWCGLCRLIEPILQQIQANGTIPLKVVRINADENFHLARQYRLQSLPTLLFFEGGELRERFDPQSVQGDLRAAVQQLVESVRCQPCLQKD
- a CDS encoding YegS/Rv2252/BmrU family lipid kinase, translated to MPQPTLAFGCDLSGRHELAQFFQAHAAFLKRFRLLIPQDLEVLLPDILHARPEIEFIPEMGQGAEVLITAKILAKEITAVFWWGDYWPGQSGEMDLVIRYCARYDVPLALNSATAWAILTKAARYPHACLIFNPVAGQGDARQTLSQIRSLLKPYFHLTVLTTTPTTSTESLVKQALGSEMDTILAAGGDGTISAVAHALVGTDIPLGVIPTGTANAFGSALGLPGTIPAACEVIIAGHTRHVDIAACEVRGVDDSACKQTMILLTGIGFEAETVERANREVKDRFGSLAYIWAGVQQFQSQFPFTAELVVDGQKTEFTAAAITVANAAPVTSVLAYGTGDVIMDDGLLDITIVAPADRLQAFNSLLELFGSAIRKVAPNRDDIIGLRGKTLEIKTDPPQKVVVDGEILGTTPLTMKTIPQGLVVFAPF